DNA from Fusarium musae strain F31 chromosome 7, whole genome shotgun sequence:
CGATGGTCTTCTCACTTCCAGAACGATGTGTACCGAAAGAAGCGGTGATGTCAACAACTATATCGACAATCATAGCAAGGGAAGActggaagatggaagaaaCTCGGTGCGAAGCATGGCTcgcctccaacttctcaacCATCTTGACAACCGTCCCCATCGcgtcatcaagaacagtAAAGAACCGCTCAACAGCAAACCCATACTTGCCCGCAAACCCAAGAAGTGTCTTACACGACGAGAGAACAAGCGCAGAGCTATCATAGGTCGATACCTCAATCATCTTGATCGCCGtcatgatcttgtcaaactTCTTGGCAAAAGCCTCAGCTTTCTTGAGCGTCTTGTCAAGACGACTGCCCTTCTCAGGCATATATCGCAATCTCTCGTTCGTAACCATAGCAAGAAACTCCTTTGACGTAACGGAGCGCCCAAAGTCGAGAGGTTTACCGCAGACGCGGGTATACCGATCCATAGCCCTCTGCATGTGTGAATCAAGCTCACATGAGAAGCCTTCGTAGTCGACGCCATGCTTATAGATAGCTTGCGTGTCGTACAACTCGTTTGCAtaagaggaagacgagaaggAATAGTCTCGCTTAGAGATTATACTCATAGCCTGTGAGGCATGACGTGTCGTCGCGCTGGAGAAGTCGCGGTGCGAGAGAACGGTTGTAGTACCGGTGCCATACTCAAAGACCGAGGAGCGAGCGGGCGCGACGATGGATTCGGTGTCGTGGTGGTGGATTATACTCTCGGTGGGCTCATCATCTGAAGACACAGAGCCAGAGCGGATGGGACGTGTTTGCACGGTGGTGAGCCAGTTGGACTTGACGTTTGAGGAAGCGGACTCCAGCTGGTGGACTAGAGAGTGTTAGTTAGAAGGGGATCGGAGGGGAAGGGGAGATGTACGtttggcttggctgagcattgtttctgtttcgcggttgaagaagatgtctGCGAACATGAGAACTGCCTTCGAGGGTGGCATTGAAGCGAGGACCATGGTGGGAGATATAGCCAGTGATGCAGGGGTTATCTGTAATCAATTTCAGGCCTCGCTCTCCATGCACAGGGTGGGTGGCCGTGATGAACTAGTGGTTTGAGGAGAGCTGGACAGTGAGACAGTCCGAAGCCCCGAATGTAACGCCCTAGTTCATTTCCACCAGTTTAGCCATATCACCCCGATAGTCTCTGATATTGGCATATCACACTCTTGAGGCTTCATCACATGGACTGGCTTTCCCTGAAATTGGTTTGAGCCTAGACCCTTTTCTTCAGCTGGGGTTCGGGTGAGCCACAATGTGATGGAACGGGGACTAGTGGATCTAGATTTGGGCCATGTTTCAATATGTGATTCAACGCCACGCTGAAGGTCAGCTCGCCACGAGGGAGATAAGGTATGTGGCTAAAATTGAGCGACGCGCCGTGCCGTGTTGAGTCTGGGGAAGTTGAACGCTCGTGCCTTAGGCTGATCTGTATCGAGGCGCGTCTGCTTGGACTGATTCAGAAGAGCAGATGATTTATAGTTGATTGGTTAGGGCGTCCAATCGAACTCCAACAGTGTCGTAAAATCACCAGCGGTAAGTAAACCTGACAGCGCCATGAATGATCTTTTTCAATTACATCGTTCAATTTTCGATTCGGACTCTTGTCAATCGCGTCTTGACTCCCTGGCTTTGGCTGGCACGCGTTCAGCCAGCCGGGGTAGCAGCTCAGCTCCAGCCATATCAGCCACATTGGACGAATCGGGATGACTACCATTGATGCCAGTGAGACATGCATACTTAGCTTCAAGAATCAGCCAATACCAGAGCCTTGAGAAACTCATTTAATTAATTGCCCTGGCGAATTTTTGAGGCCTCGACTGGTCTGTATAGTGGCGAAATCGCTGGAGCGATCGATAGATTGTCGAGCATGGCATTCAGCTTAGCCATCGATAATATGAAACCACTGAGGAGGGAGGGCTTCGGGGCGTCCGGTCTTCGAGATATGTCCCTGTAGGCGCTGAAATCATCCCCTTTCTAGTCTTCAGCCGCAAGCCACATCGGCTATGCGTGCCTCGAATCTCAATCAATAATCCTTCAGCAACGCCACTTCTCGGAGAAACCGTTAGATACCAATCACAACGATTCCAGAGGTCCAGCCGTATCCATAAGCCACATATCTAGATCAAAGTCTTGAATGCTGCTTGGGTCTTGGATCTGATTATCGAGAAGACTCTACAGAAACTGTCAATATGCATCATGTGCGGAATATGACTTTCAGAGCTTACCCAGTCAATGCTGTCCATCATGTCGAAATTGTTCATTATATAGTCGGGTGTCTCTGTTGCAGAAGCTGACCAGCCCTGCGCAGCTGGTGAGGTGTTGATGAAATCGTTCACGCGCCGGATGGTCGAGTCTAGAGCATGGGAAACTATTCGTCCCTCCGAAGTCTCTGACGAACTAGACCATATCTCGTGAGCCTTTTCGATGATATTCAAGTTCTTGCgaagttcttcttcctctgtatTAGTTCCCGTTCTCATACTATTTCGCATGGCAACGGTGAGATCCAAGCAGATAACCATAGCAGCCAGCGTAAAATCACTCAGCGTCAACGACGTGATCATCCACTTCTTATCATGAAGTAAACCACCTGGCAACGTAAGCTGGTTTATCTCGGCCTGTCTTTCGAGTAACCTTTCCGCAGCCTCAAGAGAGGCCTTTCTTGAGAACGCAAACCTGCTGTCTTGTCGATCTGTAAGGTATTGTCGATGAAGAACGATGATACTCTTGAGGAACAGTAGCTCTATAGTTGTTCTGCTCATTATGATACTAATCTCGTCGACGATAAAGCTAGTGAGAGACTTATACTTGAAGTTATCGGGTATCTTGTCATACGCTGCCCTTACTTCAGCGTCTAGTGAGATTGTGTCTTCATAGGACATTGGGGTAACGTATCGAATATGTTTGACTACCTTCTTGAACATGCCCATCACAGAGGCTTTGATGATAGCATAGGAGATAGTCGTAGCCTCAGAAAGAGGCCTCGGCGGGGGTAGTTCCGCGATACCAGGATAAAAGTCCGATTGCTTCAAGTTCCTCGGTAGCTCTGTATCGCAGAAGTCTGATGGTATCATGCTTGGTAGACCCATCTGGAATGACATGAGAGAATCAAGCTGATACAGACAGACCCAAACTCGTCTCCTCATCTCCCCGTCGAACGGAGAGACTTGAGAGCCTGGCACTTTTGTCGAGTCTCGATGATAACCCTTGCAGATCGCAAGTTGCACTACTCTACCCATGAGGAACCAGAGATTAGTATCGGAGACTTTGGCACGGAGCCAACAtccgacgaggagaagaaggaatgcTTCGACGGCGTGTTCGTTGGCTGTGGTGTAGTTACTCAAGAGGAGACATTCTTGCGTCTTTTTGGACAGAGCTTTGCTGGAGGGGATAGGGAATTGGGAAGACCGGGCCATTCCTGAGATTTCATATACGCCTGCTGATAGACTGAGAAGAGCTAGAAGCAGTGCTATCCAAACCGGTGATGCGTCTGATGGAGAGACCCAGAACGATTCATACTAAGGGCAGTGTTAGTGAAGCTTCAGTCAGATATTTCGAATAAAGCTTGCCTCTTGCTGGAACTTTGTCGGATGTAGGATCGCTATTATATTACGATTAGCTGCCACTAAATGGCTCCTCGAACTTTAGACAGACTTACGCATCATGGTGTAGTGCGATAGAAAGAACACAGACACAAGTGTATCGCAGACTTGTCGTGGCGGCAAGTCTGATAAAATACGCTCAATGGTCACGCCATCTGGGGATCCCATGTCGAAATCCGCGTCACTCGCGGACGCGTGATTGTTGAGCGTAACTGAGCTGAGGGTCGAGGCTTGCGGGCTGGCAGCAGGTAATTCATCGCGGATAGCTCTGATGTTATCCAAGATAGAGGACCAGTGGCTCGAGTCGACTTGGCCTACAAGGCCGCTAGCTGCGTTCTCTCTGTTGGCGAGAGCCTCTGATCTGGAGTTGTCGGCAAGGTGCATGTTATCAATGCCGGCTACCCCATGTTGTGTCTGGGCCGTGTTATCATTATTATACATAGAAGACGTAGGGCTTAGCTTCTGTGTCTTTTCAGCAACTGCGGCGATCAGACTCTCCAGGTTCTTGAGCCGATCAGCAACCGATTCATTTTTATCGGCGCGCTTATCGTGTCTGTCGGCATTGAAAGCATAGTGATAGAGCGACtgcttgtttttttttatgCACGAATCGCAAGGCAGGTTTCTGTTGCATTTTAACCTAGCCAGGTCAGTGTCATAATCCGTCTCACCAGGACTGAGGCTTACTTTCGTGTTCGACAGGGCTCACAGGACTTGGGCGGTCGGTTCCGCTTCTCAACTTTAGCTGGATATCATCAGCGTCTGTATCTACGACGTCGGGGATCTTCTTACCTGCTCCAATCATGACTTGTATATGTTCTAATGCTTGTTGAGGGAATGTCCCGTTGATGAAGGGAGATAAGCAATGATGACGGAGATCGAAGACGGGGCGGATTTAATAACCCCGCAGCATTGTGATTGGTTGCTTGTGTAAACGGAGATATTAAACCCGCCTCAGCCATAGCATCATGTACGATATATAAGAACGATAATGGCCACTTAATAATTCCTCGGatcatcattcatcattCACATCATCCATTATATCCAAGAACTTACTATCATCTAATTCGTCTTTCACATTCGCGCCAACCATGTCGATCGCTTCAAGTCTCTACGGTATCACTGGTACCATCTACTCCAACCTGTTCATCAACTTGCCCTACCCTGAAACAAAAGATGACTTATCAGACAAAATCATGATTGTCACCGGTTCCAACACCGGTCTTGGCTTCGAAGCAAGTCAACATCTTCTCCGCCTTGGAGTCGGTAAactcatcatggctgttCGCAGTCTTGACAAGGGTGAGGCAGCGCGAAAGGAGCTGCTCGAATTGACGAAGAGAGTTCCGGAGTCTATCGAAGTTTGGCACCTTGACATGGCGAGCTACGAGTCTGTCAAGTCATTTTCAGCTCGTGCTATTGCCGAGTTGCCTACCATTGACGTTGTCTTGGCCAATGCGGGTCTTGCAACTTCTTTCGAGTTCTCGACGGCCGAAGATAATGAGAGGACGATTACAGTCAACGTCATATCTacttttctcctcttctttctcctgcTTCCCAAACTTCAAAAGTCTTCATATCCCGGCAAATTCGTCATTCCCAACTCGGCAACCCATTACTGGGCTCCCATCAAAGAGTTGATCCCAGATAAGCAAGCGGGCAAGATCTTCTCACGACTCAACGACCCCGAAAAGTCTATCATGGAATCACGATACTACGTTAGCAAGCTAATAGTTCTCTACATCACCCGTGAGATCGCGGCTCGTCTTACAGCCTCCGAGAAGTCAagcgtcatcatcaacgcgCCAAATCCAAGCTACTGCATATCTGGTCTCATGCGAGAGAAGCAAGACGTTGCGCCGCCTGACTTCTTGGCTCGGTCAACGGAAATGGGAAGCCGCGCGCTTGTCACTGGAGTCTTGGCTGGTCAAGAAAGCAATGGGCAGTACATGAATAGCTGCCAAGTTCGCGAGTAAGTCCTCCTTCATTACATGCCAATTTCCTTCAGCTAATCTCGCCGTAGTCCCGCTTGTCATGTCACGAACAAGACTGGCGCAAAGATCCAGCATGCGCTGTATGAAGAGCTGCTGGAGAAGCTATATAAAATCGCCCCAGGAGTGTCTAAGAACATTTAGAGTCGTGAGAATGACCGGATAGTGCTATTTTCACTTCCTTGTCTCTTTCTCCATGATGTAATAATAGGTTTCGAGGTCGGTTTGGGTGGTACTGGTCATTAGAATAGAATATCAATAGTTAGGCTAAACGTTGCACCATTTTGCTCGTTTCTGCAGTTAATTGCAATCGTATCTCCGTCTCAAACTGAAACATTAAAGACCCAGCACCTTCGACACTTCTCATGTTCGCAATCCCGGCAGTCCTTTGTTTCAACCTTTGAAGGCCCCGACTCACAGTTACAACATACCCATCGACTTTGCGACTCAGGAATCTTCTCAACGTCCTCCAAGCCGGCCATTTTGATGCACTTCTCGCATCTCTCATGGCTGCGACAGTTCCAGCATTCATTGAATCTTCCTCGTTGAGGCCCGCCATTACAAGCACAGCAGAACCACATCGGATAGTCCATATACTCTGGAAGATCCGAGAGTGTCACAACAGTGTGTCCTTTGATTTGTGCATACTTGGGATCCTGCAAAAGATCGACGATATCACTTCGCCCCAGCTTTTCTGCCCAGAATAACGCGGTGCGTCCATCACTATCAAGGAGGCTGATATCGGCGCCGCATTCGAGCAGCTGGCGAGCTATCTCAGCATGGCCCCTGTAGCATGCTACATGCAACGCGCTGGATTTGTAACGGCCACCCCGAGCGTCGACATCTACACCCTCAGACGTCAGCAGACTTTTGACGAGATCAGTAAGCCCGAAGGAAGAAGCGTAGTACAGAGGCTCGCTCGCTATGATAGTGTCCCTTGATGTGTAGGGCATCAGGCACTGAACccaaaagctaaagttaCCTCCACCAGCTTTCTTATGACTTAGacaaaataataataaagcagATGTCTCTTGGCGCCCTTCGCGGTGAGAAAGCCTTGAGTGAAGTGGCCAATATTGAGAGGCGtaacgaagaagaggataaTCCTCGAATCTCTTATCAAGCACATCGTTGGTGCAGCAGCCGTCTTGGAAATCTTCGAGAAGGAGATACGATAGGCACTTATTGGCGATATTGGCATGGATGCCAGGGATGTCGTAGCTAAACCAGGCAATATCTCCTTCACGTGTGTGACTCGAGGTGATATACGCCCGAACTGACGAATGGGCTAACGTTACCACGCCTGTTGCTGTGTCATAATCCACAAGGCCTTGGCAGATCTCTAGTAAAACTATAGGTTCGGGCAGTCTGTACTCGTCATTGATGCGTGCATTATAATCGTCTAGAACTGCGGCTTCTGCTAGTTCTTGTATCGCGAGTGGTCGTAAAGCTACggacaagaagaaaagcgACTTTTTGGCAAGGAGCCTATCTGCTTTGGGGATGCTAAGCAGAATCTTTTCGTATACTCCGTAAATATCCTTTGGGAGGTCATATAGGGCGTTGAAAACCATCTTTGCTGTtcggaggctgctgagggtgTCGAGTTGACATTGGGCGTACCGAAACCTGAAAACATCAGAGAAGGTATATCAAAGGATATAGAAGAGATTCTATCACATTCCTTTCGCATTTCCAAGTACTTTCTCACGCAACTGCAGTTTAGTCTCATCGCTGAGTCGCCTAAGTAGAAGCTCCTGGCTTATCCTTGTGGTGATGTAAAAGTCGATATCTCTGTCAACATCTTCTGTACCCATCCCTACCTCCATCATACCCGGTGGGTCTTCCAGTTGCAGATCTTCTAGCCAGGGTGAGCAGCTCGATATGGCTGTCATAAACAGCCGCACGTTTGGGTTATCGGTAACGATTTGCGCAAGCATCTCAAATACTTCAATGCACCTAAAACTCTCGTTAATTGCGTCAACTGATATGTAGAATTTGTCAAAATGTGACAAGTGTTCCGAGATTAGTTTGAGTATGGCACTCTCGCCCAAGACTTCTCCGGACTTGCGCAATTGATCGATACTTTCTAGGGCTTCAGGATGCTTTTCAGAAAGCTGATATAAGATAGACGAAATGATATTGAGAGGCTGTTGCGACTCTCTATCGTCAAATGAACAGTAGAAGAACGCGAATCCGGTATTAGGACTTTCTTGTTGTTGGAACTTGAGTTGGTCGACTGCAGCGGCACTAGTATCTTTTAAGCACCAGAGAAAAGGAGTCGGTGATTCGGCTTACTGCAATGTCGTTTTCCCGGAACCAGCTACATGTGTATGTGTTAGTCGCATGGCAAGCTTGAGCAGATAAAGGACTGTCGACTTACATTTACCGCGGAGCAAGAGGATTCTTGGGGAGCCTGCACCACCGTCCAGCCAAGCTTTGAAGTCACCGTCCAGGAACCAAGATCCAGTATCATCCATCCTCTTTTTAATGGCTTTTGCGTGCAATTGTTTAGGACAGAACGGTTGTATCCATTGCCTGATCGCTTCTCTCCTTTCTTCTGTTCAAAAAGTAAGCGATACGACGCTGTAACATGGTTGATCGCAAACCTTGATCTTTGAGCTTGCCCCTCGCCTGGCCTTCTCTAGCAATATTCAAAATCTCATGCGATTCAATCATCAAGACTTCCATCTGCGTCCTAGTCTAATCAGAGACACTTAACCTCGGGTCAGAGATACTGGGGGACTTACGAGCTCtcagccatcatcaccacgatAAACCAAGTCTTCACACGTTCGAGATCCTGAATATCTGCTATCACGTCATCCTTCACCCATGGCCACAAGAATGCATTCactcgacgagaagaagtctgCTTCTTATTCAGATTCTCAACAAGGCGACCCACAAGCTCCGACGCCGAAGATAAAGTCTTACGAAATTCATTCGAGCGTTTTAAATCGGCTATATGTGGTTCTGCTGACGCCATGTCTAGTTTCTCTAGCTGCTCTAATACACCTTTGAGGCCGAGAAGCTCTGTATAGAGCTTGCGCATGTCACATTGAGCGTCGTGGACAGCTTTGCCATAGTTGTAGGCTCGTTGGATGAGGTCTGAGATTTGCCCTACTAGGCCGATAATGGATATTGGGTCGACCATTGTTATGGGGCGTGATATAAGAAAACCTTGGCATTCTTTGATCCTCCGTAAGATATCGTCTTGGGACAGGGAGGCTGAGcggggttgatgagttgaCGGGCGGTCAGCTGAAGCAGAATATCAAGCCACAATGTTGGCATTTTGGAATTTCAGGTCTAACTTAGCTTCTGAAAGGATGCAGCAAAGGGACCTGGACCTCGTGAGAACATCTCATCAGGTCACCTGAGGAACTCCAggaaaaagtataaagctataaaaagatGTGAGGCTTTCCGTTGCTAGACTTACTAACTGCAGTTTGttactatttactatagAAATTAACAGACAGATGCCTCGGAGCCAATAAATCTTGTTGTAAGTGACTATCATAATACGGAATCCCGACCTGTGCAAGAAGGATCCAGTATGCGTCAGCACTAATAAAAGGGGGAGCGAAAAACCACGCCAGTGAAAAGAACGGCTCAATCCGATTGGACAGGATAAGCATCGCATCCTCGCACAAGTCCCCAAGCACATTTCTAATACGCTTTCCAACAAACTACCGGTAATATATAGTGGCCTTGTCCCGCTTGGACTTGTTTACCTCATCTGTTCTATTTCTGTGTTAGCTGCAACAGAAAAGCACTCGCCAATATGATCGCCAGCTTCTTTGGGCGGAAAAGCTCCAGAAGTCCAGACGAGGAAGCAAGAATCTTGAGAAAGCTTAGTCCCAAGTTGGTATCATCCTTTCACTTGTGTTTACAGTAAATCTGACAACGACCAGTGAATGCTTTCAAAGCGCTCAACACTCACTTAGAATCTACATCGGATGCGCTCTATCCTGCCGCTACGTTATACCAGAAGCACTTTTGGCCCTGGATACAGACTCATTTAAGCATGTAATTGAGATTGCATTTGCGCGTgccattcttcaacatccgGCTTTTACTGTCGGTCGGATCGATGATGATACCAAAACACCGCTGTGGGTTCGCCTAGATCGCATTGACTTTAACAACCATATAACATGGTCTGAGCCTTTTGAGGACACCGAGAATTctcttgatgatgttttAGAATGGCAGGTCAATAATCCATATCTCAACATCGAGAGACAGCCCTGCTGGAGGGTGGCGATACTTAGATCTCTTGGGACCAAGTTTATGGATGTGGTATTTGCATGGGATCATTCGGCAGGTGATGGGAAGAGTGGCAAAATACTTCACAATAATTTTCTTGCCTGCCTTAATACGCCTGAATCCAAGAATATCACGCTGGAGAACCGATCTTTCGACGTTCCTGTTACTCCCCATACGCCTCCGATGGATCAATTAATCAATCTTCCTATCTCACCAGGATACATCATATCAGAACTCAGCCGCGAGTTTATTCCGGGATTGTCGAGTAAACCTCACGCAGCGAC
Protein-coding regions in this window:
- a CDS encoding hypothetical protein (EggNog:ENOG41) — encoded protein: MIGAGKKIPDVVDTDADDIQLKLRSGTDRPSPSLYHYAFNADRHDKRADKNESVADRLKNLESLIAAVAEKTQKLSPTSSMYNNDNTAQTQHGVAGIDNMHLADNSRSEALANRENAASGLVGQVDSSHWSSILDNIRAIRDELPAASPQASTLSSVTLNNHASASDADFDMGSPDGVTIERILSDLPPRQVCDTLVSVFFLSHYTMMPLLSLSAGVYEISGMARSSQFPIPSSKALSKKTQECLLLSNYTTANEHAVEAFLLLLVGCWLRAKVSDTNLWFLMGRVVQLAICKGYHRDSTKVPGSQVSPFDGEMRRRVWVCLYQLDSLMSFQMGLPSMIPSDFCDTELPRNLKQSDFYPGIAELPPPRPLSEATTISYAIIKASVMGMFKKVVKHIRYVTPMSYEDTISLDAEVRAAYDKIPDNFKYKSLTSFIVDEISIIMSRTTIELLFLKSIIVLHRQYLTDRQDSRFAFSRKASLEAAERLLERQAEINQLTLPGGLLHDKKWMITSLTLSDFTLAAMVICLDLTVAMRNSMRTGTNTEEEELRKNLNIIEKAHEIWSSSSETSEGRIVSHALDSTIRRVNDFINTSPAAQGWSASATETPDYIMNNFDMMDSIDWSLLDNQIQDPSSIQDFDLDMWLMDTAGPLESL
- a CDS encoding hypothetical protein (EggNog:ENOG41); this encodes MSIASSLYGITGTIYSNLFINLPYPETKDDLSDKIMIVTGSNTGLGFEASQHLLRLGVGKLIMAVRSLDKGEAARKELLELTKRVPESIEVWHLDMASYESVKSFSARAIAELPTIDVVLANAGLATSFEFSTAEDNERTITVNVISTFLLFFLLLPKLQKSSYPGKFVIPNSATHYWAPIKELIPDKQAGKIFSRLNDPEKSIMESRYYVSKLIVLYITREIAARLTASEKSSVIINAPNPSYCISGLMREKQDVAPPDFLARSTEMGSRALVTGVLAGQESNGQYMNSCQVRDPACHVTNKTGAKIQHALYEELLEKLYKIAPGVSKNI
- a CDS encoding hypothetical protein (EggNog:ENOG41) — encoded protein: MVDPISIIGLVGQISDLIQRAYNYGKAVHDAQCDMRKLYTELLGLKGVLEQLEKLDMASAEPHIADLKRSNEFRKTLSSASELVGRLVENLNKKQTSSRRVNAFLWPWVKDDVIADIQDLERVKTWFIVVMMAESSTQMEVLMIESHEILNIAREGQARGKLKDQGLRSTMLQRRIAYFLNRRKERSDQAMDTTVLS